A stretch of Halomonas elongata DSM 2581 DNA encodes these proteins:
- a CDS encoding tartrate dehydrogenase, with protein sequence MTHRIAIIPGDGIGTEVTPEGQRALEAAARRFDIALDFETFDFASCDYYLEHGRMLPEDWRHTLGEFDALFFGAVGWPEKVPDHVSLWGSLLQFRREFDQYVNLRPCRLLPGIKSPLAGRKPGDIDFYVVRENTEGEYSSVGGTMFEGTDREVVIQETVMTRTGVDRVLKYAFDLAASRPRKKLTSATKSNGIAITMPWWDKRVAAAAEGYPEVSVDQFHIDILTANFVLHPDWFDVVVASNLFGDILSDLGPACTGTIGVAPSANINPEGRFPSLFEPVHGSAPDIAGRGIANPIGQIWSGAMMLEHLGHPEAGRTMLAAIEAVLEEGDERLLTPDLGGQGSTEALGRAIAERIAG encoded by the coding sequence ATGACCCATCGCATCGCCATCATCCCCGGAGACGGCATCGGCACCGAAGTGACGCCGGAGGGCCAGCGCGCCCTGGAGGCCGCCGCACGACGCTTCGATATCGCGCTCGACTTCGAGACCTTCGATTTCGCCAGCTGTGACTATTACCTCGAACACGGCCGGATGCTGCCCGAGGACTGGCGCCACACCCTGGGCGAGTTCGATGCCCTGTTCTTCGGCGCGGTGGGCTGGCCGGAAAAGGTGCCGGACCATGTCTCGCTATGGGGATCGCTGCTGCAGTTCCGCCGCGAGTTCGACCAGTACGTCAACCTGCGGCCCTGCCGGCTGCTGCCCGGCATCAAGAGCCCGCTGGCCGGCCGTAAGCCCGGCGACATCGACTTCTACGTGGTGCGCGAGAACACCGAGGGGGAATATTCCAGCGTCGGCGGTACCATGTTCGAGGGCACCGACCGCGAAGTGGTCATCCAGGAAACGGTGATGACCCGCACCGGTGTCGACCGCGTCCTGAAATACGCCTTCGACCTGGCCGCCAGCCGCCCCCGCAAGAAACTCACCTCGGCCACCAAGTCCAATGGCATCGCCATCACCATGCCCTGGTGGGACAAGCGAGTGGCGGCCGCCGCCGAGGGCTATCCGGAGGTCTCGGTCGACCAGTTCCACATCGACATCCTGACCGCCAACTTCGTGCTGCATCCGGACTGGTTCGACGTGGTGGTGGCCAGCAACCTGTTCGGCGACATCCTCTCCGACCTGGGCCCGGCCTGTACCGGCACCATCGGCGTGGCGCCCTCGGCCAACATCAACCCGGAAGGACGCTTCCCGAGCCTGTTCGAGCCGGTGCACGGCAGCGCGCCCGACATCGCCGGGCGCGGCATCGCCAATCCCATCGGCCAGATCTGGTCCGGGGCGATGATGCTCGAACATCTGGGTCACCCCGAGGCCGGCCGCACCATGCTCGCCGCCATCGAAGCGGTGCTCGAGGAAGGCGACGAGCGCCTCCTGACGCCGGACCTCGGCGGCCAGGGCTCGACGGAGGCCCTGGGCCGCGCCATCGCCGAGCGCATCGCGGGCTGA